One stretch of Thermoplasmata archaeon DNA includes these proteins:
- a CDS encoding FAD-dependent oxidoreductase → MRFKFVLDGREVEAEEGEKILDVARRENIDIPTLCHHPALEPYGACRLCVVEVVRGGQARLVASCAAPAEPGIEVRTGNERVRRTRKVVMELILSQCPTSNELDELAKRLGAVKGRFPPVRDDPGNSCILCGLCVRVCHERMGPGAIGFIGRGAERRVGPPFGVPSEVCQTCGACAFVCPTKTITLEKISGRAPAPLLSEFDLGLRARSAVYIPYPQAVPNWPVLDSRACAHFVRGTCGICKEVCRAGAIDYDQRGEEVELRAGAVILSPGFETFEPSLREEFGYGLFKNVVTSLQFERMLSSSGPYGGVVRRPSDGRHPGRIAWLQCVGSRDEQMERGYCSAVCCAYATKEAIIAKEHAPGTDTHIFFIDMRTFGKGFEEYFRRAEREYGVVYHRCRVPQVEEDPETGDIVLVYRDEAGETRRERFDMVVLSVGLRPPAEMGAFLSRLGVERNEFGFVKTTDFRPVDTSREGILVAGALQSPKDIPDTVAQGFAAAARASAMLAPARNTQTAPESYPEERDVSLEEPRIGVFVCHCGTNIAGVIDVRAVAEFIGSRRDLGVVHAETNLYACSQDNQARIKEKIRELGLNRVVVASCTPLTHEPLFQRTLREAGINPHLFELASIREHASWVHRDDPAAATEKAKNVVLMAVEKVRRAVPVHKKPARVTPRALIIGGGVAGMTVALELAAQGFEADIVEREGELGGNVRNIRSLLSGEDPQKFLRETIGKVMSNSKIRVHLSSTVESVEGFIGNFRARIVPVSRPRADASPGNREGRGYAQTPQAAGRERGQAREEGVSGPPSATEIDAGAIIVATGATELRPEGYFGYGTDPRIVTQLELDRLIHEGGLRARSVVMIQCVGSREEGGRSYCSRVCCATAIKHAIEIKERNPDTGVYVLYRDIRTYGFNEKHFRKARELGVRFIRYEDTEKPEVVAGSEGLKVSVVERSLGVRLTLHPDLVVLSSATVPPPDISELARALKLPQTQHGFFMEVHPKIAPISFSAEGVFLCGTAHSPRFIEEAISQAMGAAQKASEILSKKEVELEGLPAAIDASRCSACGLCEAVCPTGAVKIVPERGAAEVNEVLCKGCGACAAACPSGCPSPRGFSKEQIFAMIEAALEGGG, encoded by the coding sequence TTGAGGTTCAAATTCGTGTTGGATGGTAGGGAGGTGGAGGCGGAGGAGGGGGAGAAAATTCTGGATGTGGCCCGGAGGGAGAACATAGACATCCCGACCCTGTGCCACCACCCCGCCCTCGAGCCCTATGGCGCCTGCAGGCTCTGCGTCGTGGAGGTCGTCAGGGGTGGCCAGGCGAGGCTCGTGGCATCGTGCGCGGCGCCCGCGGAGCCGGGGATAGAGGTGCGAACGGGTAACGAAAGGGTCAGAAGGACGAGAAAGGTCGTCATGGAGCTGATTCTCTCCCAGTGCCCGACCTCAAACGAACTGGACGAACTGGCCAAGAGGCTCGGGGCCGTGAAAGGGCGCTTTCCACCTGTTAGGGACGACCCGGGAAACAGCTGCATCCTTTGCGGCCTCTGCGTCCGGGTATGCCACGAGAGAATGGGTCCCGGGGCGATAGGCTTCATCGGACGCGGGGCGGAGAGGAGGGTTGGGCCCCCCTTCGGAGTCCCATCGGAGGTCTGCCAGACATGCGGCGCGTGCGCATTTGTCTGCCCCACAAAGACAATCACTCTCGAGAAGATTTCCGGCAGGGCCCCCGCTCCACTCCTGTCAGAGTTCGACCTCGGTCTGAGGGCGAGGTCGGCGGTCTATATTCCTTACCCGCAAGCGGTCCCCAACTGGCCGGTGCTCGACAGCAGGGCCTGCGCCCACTTCGTCAGGGGGACCTGCGGGATATGCAAAGAAGTGTGCAGGGCTGGTGCGATAGACTATGACCAGAGGGGGGAGGAGGTCGAGCTCAGGGCCGGGGCCGTGATTCTCTCTCCAGGCTTCGAGACTTTCGAGCCCTCGCTTAGGGAGGAGTTTGGGTACGGTCTTTTTAAAAACGTCGTCACAAGCCTGCAATTTGAGAGAATGCTCTCGTCGTCGGGCCCCTACGGCGGTGTCGTAAGGAGACCCTCGGACGGAAGGCACCCGGGGAGAATCGCCTGGCTTCAGTGCGTGGGCTCGAGGGACGAGCAGATGGAGAGGGGCTACTGCTCGGCCGTGTGCTGCGCCTATGCGACCAAAGAGGCGATAATAGCGAAGGAGCACGCCCCCGGAACCGACACTCATATCTTCTTCATCGACATGAGAACATTCGGGAAGGGGTTCGAGGAGTACTTCAGGCGCGCTGAGAGGGAGTATGGTGTTGTTTACCACAGGTGCCGGGTGCCCCAGGTCGAGGAGGACCCGGAGACTGGGGACATCGTGCTCGTCTACAGAGACGAGGCTGGTGAGACGCGGAGGGAGAGGTTCGACATGGTCGTCCTCTCCGTAGGGCTCAGACCGCCCGCGGAGATGGGCGCTTTTCTGAGCCGGCTCGGTGTGGAGAGGAACGAATTCGGTTTCGTGAAAACCACGGACTTCAGACCCGTGGACACGAGCCGCGAGGGAATTCTGGTCGCGGGGGCGCTCCAGTCGCCAAAGGACATCCCGGATACTGTTGCCCAGGGCTTCGCCGCAGCGGCGAGGGCCTCGGCGATGCTAGCGCCCGCGAGGAACACGCAGACCGCGCCCGAGAGCTATCCGGAGGAGAGGGATGTCTCTCTAGAGGAGCCCCGCATCGGCGTGTTCGTCTGTCACTGCGGCACAAATATCGCCGGCGTTATTGATGTGAGGGCGGTGGCTGAGTTCATCGGCTCGAGGAGAGACCTCGGCGTCGTGCACGCCGAGACAAACCTATACGCATGCTCGCAGGACAACCAGGCGAGGATTAAGGAGAAGATAAGAGAGCTCGGGCTCAACAGGGTCGTGGTCGCCTCCTGCACCCCTCTGACCCACGAGCCCCTTTTCCAGAGAACGCTGAGAGAGGCCGGCATCAACCCGCATCTCTTCGAGCTGGCAAGCATAAGGGAGCACGCCTCTTGGGTTCACAGGGACGACCCTGCCGCGGCGACGGAAAAGGCCAAGAACGTTGTTCTGATGGCGGTCGAAAAGGTCCGGAGGGCGGTGCCCGTTCACAAGAAGCCGGCGAGGGTGACCCCACGGGCGCTGATAATAGGAGGTGGTGTCGCCGGAATGACAGTGGCGCTCGAGCTCGCGGCGCAGGGATTCGAGGCGGATATTGTCGAGAGGGAGGGGGAGCTTGGGGGGAACGTGAGGAACATCCGCTCCCTCCTCTCCGGCGAGGACCCGCAGAAGTTCTTAAGGGAGACCATTGGGAAGGTGATGTCGAATTCGAAAATCAGGGTCCACTTGAGCTCGACCGTTGAAAGCGTGGAGGGGTTCATAGGGAATTTCAGGGCACGAATCGTGCCGGTCTCTAGGCCCAGAGCGGACGCGAGTCCCGGGAATCGGGAGGGGCGAGGCTACGCCCAAACCCCCCAGGCTGCAGGGAGAGAGAGGGGGCAGGCGAGGGAGGAAGGGGTATCGGGGCCCCCCTCCGCCACGGAAATCGACGCGGGTGCGATCATAGTTGCCACTGGCGCCACAGAGCTAAGACCCGAGGGCTATTTCGGCTACGGCACCGACCCCCGCATAGTGACACAGCTCGAGCTCGATAGGCTGATTCACGAGGGCGGGCTCCGGGCCAGGAGCGTGGTGATGATTCAGTGCGTCGGCAGCAGGGAGGAGGGGGGGAGGAGCTACTGCTCGCGCGTCTGTTGCGCCACCGCTATCAAGCATGCGATCGAGATAAAAGAGAGGAATCCCGACACGGGGGTGTATGTTCTCTACAGAGACATCAGGACATATGGCTTCAACGAGAAGCACTTCAGGAAGGCGAGGGAGCTCGGCGTCCGATTCATCAGGTACGAGGATACCGAAAAGCCAGAGGTTGTTGCGGGCAGCGAGGGCCTGAAGGTGTCTGTAGTGGAAAGGTCGCTGGGAGTGAGGCTCACCCTCCACCCAGACCTCGTTGTACTGAGCTCGGCCACGGTCCCTCCACCAGACATCAGTGAGCTCGCCAGGGCGCTCAAGCTCCCCCAGACCCAGCACGGCTTCTTTATGGAAGTCCATCCCAAGATAGCTCCCATATCCTTCTCGGCGGAGGGTGTCTTCCTCTGTGGAACCGCCCACTCGCCAAGGTTCATTGAAGAGGCGATATCTCAGGCGATGGGAGCGGCCCAGAAGGCCTCGGAGATTCTTTCGAAAAAGGAGGTCGAGCTAGAGGGCTTGCCCGCCGCCATTGACGCCTCGCGCTGCTCCGCCTGCGGGCTCTGCGAAGCCGTTTGCCCGACGGGAGCCGTGAAGATTGTTCCGGAGAGGGGCGCCGCGGAGGTCAATGAGGTTCTGTGCAAGGGGTGCGGAGCCTGTGCCGCGGCCTGCCCGTCGGGATGCCCCTCGCCCCGAGGCTTCTCGAAGGAACAGATATTTGCCATGATTGAGGCGGCTCTGGAGGGGGGCGGATGA
- a CDS encoding NAD(P)H-dependent oxidoreductase subunit E gives MEKEEAGAGGGKDVVGAVVIVGGGIGGIQTALSLADSGFKVYLVEERPAIGGTMAQLDKTFPTNDCAMCTLAPKLVGTARAKNIELLTNARVESVEGGPGDFRVRVVKKPRYINTEKCTGCGTCTQSCPVRCIPQPRTAEPVGPLLDREKKERYDRILERYPEKKGALVPILQDINAEFRYLPEEALRYVSERLGLPLSRVYHVATFFTAFSLKPRGVHTVRVCLGTACHVRGSRRVLETIERRLGIKPGETTPDGLFTLETVNCLGACALGPVVLVDEEYYPMSPAKVGSLLQKFGATAGAGGEEGAH, from the coding sequence ATGGAAAAGGAAGAGGCGGGGGCGGGAGGGGGAAAAGACGTGGTGGGCGCGGTCGTGATTGTCGGCGGCGGAATCGGCGGCATCCAGACCGCTCTGAGCCTGGCCGACTCGGGCTTCAAGGTCTATCTCGTGGAGGAGAGGCCCGCAATCGGCGGAACCATGGCCCAGCTCGACAAGACCTTCCCGACCAACGACTGCGCGATGTGCACCCTCGCGCCCAAGCTCGTCGGAACAGCGCGGGCGAAGAACATCGAGCTCCTTACCAATGCGCGGGTCGAGAGCGTCGAGGGAGGGCCGGGCGACTTCAGGGTCAGGGTCGTGAAGAAGCCCAGATATATAAATACTGAGAAGTGCACCGGCTGCGGTACCTGCACCCAGAGCTGTCCGGTCAGGTGCATTCCCCAACCCCGGACTGCCGAGCCCGTCGGGCCCCTCCTGGACAGAGAAAAGAAAGAGAGGTACGACAGAATTCTCGAGCGCTACCCGGAGAAAAAGGGGGCGCTCGTGCCAATTCTGCAAGACATCAACGCCGAGTTCCGATATCTGCCGGAGGAGGCACTAAGGTATGTCTCGGAGAGACTGGGGCTTCCTCTGTCGAGGGTGTATCACGTAGCCACATTCTTCACCGCATTCAGCCTTAAGCCGCGAGGTGTGCATACCGTGAGGGTTTGCCTTGGAACGGCGTGCCACGTCAGGGGCAGTAGGAGGGTCCTCGAGACCATCGAGAGGAGGCTTGGGATAAAGCCGGGGGAGACGACGCCCGACGGCCTCTTCACTCTTGAGACCGTGAACTGCCTCGGCGCCTGCGCGCTCGGCCCGGTGGTCTTGGTTGATGAGGAGTACTATCCAATGAGCCCCGCAAAGGTCGGGTCTCTCCTGCAGAAATTCGGGGCGACGGCCGGGGCGGGTGGAGAGGAGGGTGCGCATTGA
- a CDS encoding Coenzyme F420 hydrogenase/dehydrogenase, beta subunit C-terminal domain, which yields MSSVRVEVMDGDFNRALASSLSVLLDKGIVDALVIPQESPHGLAIHQTLVRKREGLKSPRPINLLMANNAARFLQELSEADPGARVAAVLRPCELRAAVELVKLNQINRASMFFIGVDCHGTMKPRAYEKRAAEIKREGRDPSAELIGKDEPESQRETCRACERFWPLEGTADLVVAHIGLDPFKELFIEAHSDAGAGALRALTEAGYREAVVPEARRSTIQERLARVAEFRKGWLEEARNKFGSLDALLSTLSGCVRCYNCRDACPICYCKECVFDAEFMEPSPRHTLRRAGRKGLLRLPQDTLLFHLTRLNHMATSCVGCGMCEEACPQEIPVALLFIPLGERVQRLFDYVPGRDPREPLPLATFKEKELEEVGGE from the coding sequence ATGAGCTCTGTACGTGTGGAAGTGATGGATGGCGACTTCAACAGGGCGCTCGCAAGCTCGCTCAGTGTCCTTCTCGATAAAGGAATTGTAGACGCTCTCGTAATTCCACAAGAATCACCGCACGGGCTAGCGATACATCAGACTTTGGTCAGGAAAAGGGAGGGGCTGAAGAGCCCCAGACCCATCAATCTGCTGATGGCCAACAATGCCGCCAGATTCCTTCAGGAGCTTTCCGAGGCAGACCCCGGGGCGAGGGTTGCGGCAGTCCTCAGGCCATGCGAGCTCCGGGCAGCGGTCGAGCTGGTCAAGCTGAACCAGATCAACCGGGCCAGCATGTTCTTCATTGGCGTGGACTGCCACGGTACTATGAAGCCGAGGGCCTATGAGAAAAGGGCAGCGGAGATTAAGAGGGAAGGGCGGGACCCCAGCGCCGAGCTTATCGGGAAAGACGAGCCCGAGTCCCAGCGGGAGACCTGCCGAGCCTGCGAGCGCTTTTGGCCCTTGGAAGGCACTGCGGACCTCGTCGTGGCGCACATTGGCCTCGACCCATTCAAGGAGCTATTCATAGAAGCCCACTCGGATGCTGGCGCGGGGGCGCTGAGAGCGCTGACCGAGGCGGGCTATCGGGAGGCTGTGGTTCCGGAGGCGCGCCGAAGCACAATTCAGGAGCGGCTCGCCAGGGTCGCTGAGTTCAGAAAGGGCTGGCTGGAGGAGGCCAGGAATAAGTTCGGTTCACTAGATGCCCTCCTCTCCACTCTCTCTGGCTGCGTCAGATGTTACAACTGCCGGGACGCCTGCCCCATTTGCTATTGCAAGGAGTGCGTCTTCGACGCCGAATTCATGGAACCCTCTCCGAGACATACCCTTCGGAGGGCGGGGAGGAAGGGTTTGCTCAGGCTACCTCAGGACACCCTCCTCTTCCACCTAACGAGGCTGAACCACATGGCGACATCGTGCGTTGGTTGCGGAATGTGCGAGGAGGCTTGCCCGCAGGAGATACCGGTAGCGCTGCTCTTCATCCCGCTCGGCGAGAGAGTCCAAAGGCTATTCGATTACGTCCCGGGGAGGGACCCGAGGGAGCCGCTGCCGCTGGCAACCTTCAAGGAGAAGGAGCTAGAGGAGGTGGGCGGCGAGTAG
- a CDS encoding hydrogenase iron-sulfur subunit — MIGFICNWCTYTGADLAGVSRLQYPAGFIPVRVMCSGAVDPTYVIKALLDGADGVLIGGCHPGDCHYQTGNLKARRRATVLKQLLKEVGLDEERVWVRWISASEGKKFAETVREMTEALEKKGPNRFRWEWAL; from the coding sequence ATAATCGGGTTCATATGCAACTGGTGCACTTACACCGGGGCTGATTTGGCCGGGGTCAGCCGGCTTCAGTACCCTGCTGGCTTTATACCGGTCAGGGTGATGTGCAGTGGCGCGGTCGACCCGACGTACGTCATCAAGGCGCTGCTCGATGGCGCCGATGGGGTGCTGATAGGTGGCTGCCACCCGGGCGACTGCCACTACCAGACCGGCAACCTCAAGGCCCGGCGGAGGGCGACCGTTCTCAAGCAGCTCCTGAAGGAAGTTGGCCTTGACGAGGAGAGGGTTTGGGTCCGGTGGATAAGCGCAAGTGAAGGTAAGAAGTTCGCTGAGACGGTCCGGGAGATGACCGAGGCGCTCGAGAAGAAAGGACCGAATAGGTTCAGGTGGGAGTGGGCCTTATAG
- the nuoF gene encoding NADH-quinone oxidoreductase subunit NuoF, with product MSDRGFDAGPVPRKRLTSPAELEELRKRLLAGRDPRRIQLALCRGTGCCAHGSLKVADALREELRKRGLEERAELLLTGCHGFCERGPILVIRPMDIFYQRVRPEDVPEVVEETVLNGRVVERLLYTDPATGNKIVHEYEIPFYKNQTRIIFGNNGRIDPTRIEDYIAIGGYSALVRALSMRPEEIIAQIKRSGLRGRGGAGFSTGQKWELARRAPGDVKYIICNADEGDPGAYMDRSLLEGNPHSVIEGMIIGGYAIGAHEGWIYVRTEYPLAIKHLNIAIAQAEELGLLGENILGSEFNLRIFLFRGAGAFVCGEETALIASLESRVGEPRQRPPYPAQSGLWGRPTNINNVKTWANVPLIINRGADWFRSIGTESSKGTMIFSLVGKINNTGLVEVPMGISLRKMVYDIGGGIPGGKRFKAVQTGGPSGGCIPEGLLDLTVDYDRLSSAGAMMGSGGMIVMDEDTCMVDVAKYFLNFLKDESCGKCTPCRVGIAQMHRILSAITEGRGRMEDLETLQELAEVVRSASLCALGGTAPNPVLTTLRYFRDEYEAHIRDKRCPARVCRALLRYTIKAERCKACGACLKACPAGAISGEKKKPHVIDPTKCIKCGSCLEACKFGAVEVSS from the coding sequence TTGAGCGATAGGGGCTTCGATGCGGGCCCGGTCCCGAGAAAGCGGCTGACGTCTCCGGCAGAGCTCGAGGAACTCCGGAAGAGGCTTCTCGCCGGCCGAGACCCGCGCCGCATCCAGCTTGCGCTCTGCAGGGGCACCGGGTGCTGCGCCCACGGCTCCCTAAAGGTCGCCGATGCGCTGAGAGAGGAGTTGAGGAAAAGAGGGCTGGAGGAGAGGGCGGAGCTCCTTCTAACCGGCTGCCACGGATTTTGCGAGAGGGGCCCGATACTCGTGATCAGGCCCATGGATATTTTCTACCAGAGAGTCCGGCCGGAGGACGTGCCCGAGGTTGTCGAAGAGACCGTGCTGAACGGGAGGGTTGTGGAAAGGCTTCTCTACACAGACCCCGCTACGGGGAATAAAATTGTTCACGAGTACGAGATTCCCTTCTATAAAAACCAGACCCGCATTATCTTTGGTAACAATGGGAGAATAGATCCGACTAGAATCGAGGACTACATCGCCATCGGGGGATACTCTGCGCTGGTGAGGGCTCTCTCGATGCGCCCAGAGGAGATAATTGCGCAGATAAAGCGCTCTGGGCTCAGGGGTAGGGGAGGGGCGGGGTTCTCGACGGGGCAGAAGTGGGAGCTCGCCAGAAGGGCGCCGGGCGACGTGAAGTACATCATCTGCAACGCGGACGAAGGTGACCCGGGGGCCTATATGGACAGGAGCCTCCTCGAAGGGAACCCCCACTCTGTGATAGAGGGGATGATTATCGGGGGCTACGCCATTGGGGCGCACGAGGGCTGGATATACGTAAGAACGGAGTACCCCCTGGCGATCAAACACCTGAACATCGCCATTGCGCAGGCGGAGGAGCTCGGCCTGCTCGGAGAGAACATCCTCGGCTCCGAATTCAACCTGAGAATTTTTCTTTTCAGAGGCGCTGGGGCCTTCGTCTGCGGCGAGGAGACCGCGCTCATCGCCTCACTCGAGAGCCGGGTCGGCGAGCCTCGACAGAGACCCCCCTATCCGGCGCAGAGCGGTCTCTGGGGGAGGCCGACCAACATCAACAATGTGAAGACCTGGGCCAATGTTCCGCTGATAATCAACAGGGGCGCGGACTGGTTCAGAAGCATCGGCACCGAGAGCAGCAAGGGCACGATGATCTTCTCACTCGTCGGAAAAATAAACAACACCGGGCTTGTGGAGGTTCCGATGGGCATCAGCCTGAGAAAGATGGTGTATGATATAGGCGGGGGAATTCCCGGTGGAAAGAGGTTCAAGGCCGTCCAGACGGGAGGCCCGTCAGGGGGCTGCATACCAGAGGGCCTCCTCGACCTGACCGTGGACTACGACCGTCTCTCCTCGGCCGGGGCCATGATGGGCTCGGGCGGGATGATAGTGATGGACGAGGACACTTGCATGGTCGACGTGGCCAAGTACTTCTTGAATTTCCTGAAGGACGAATCTTGCGGGAAGTGCACCCCGTGCCGGGTGGGGATAGCGCAGATGCATAGGATACTGAGCGCCATCACGGAGGGCAGGGGGCGCATGGAGGACCTCGAGACCCTTCAGGAGCTGGCGGAGGTCGTAAGGAGTGCCTCGCTCTGCGCCCTCGGCGGCACGGCCCCGAACCCCGTTCTGACGACCCTGCGCTACTTCAGGGACGAGTATGAGGCCCACATCAGAGATAAACGTTGCCCCGCGCGGGTCTGCAGGGCGCTGCTGAGGTATACCATTAAGGCTGAAAGATGCAAAGCCTGCGGCGCGTGCCTGAAGGCCTGCCCGGCTGGTGCCATCAGCGGGGAGAAAAAGAAGCCACATGTCATTGACCCGACGAAGTGTATTAAGTGCGGCTCCTGTCTAGAGGCCTGTAAATTCGGCGCGGTGGAGGTGAGCTCTTGA
- a CDS encoding CoB--CoM heterodisulfide reductase iron-sulfur subunit B family protein, with protein sequence MREYALFIGCTIATRGLNYEASARRVAEAFDIRFVDVPAFACCGYPMSHVEWEASMAMAARNLAEAGERGLEVVTLCSACTGMLTKASKVLAEDEGELERINTILKEAGRRYSGNVKVRHFSRVLLEDVGVGAIEKRVVRSLRGLRLAPHYGCHYERPGHLFDGFDSPKRPRSLHALIRATGATPIDYLNAHRCCGGDILAIEEKSAMKVVNEKLKDVRASGADAMVLHCPFCAIMYDEYQASVEEAFKESYGLPILYITQVLGLALGMDPKKELGMALNSVKPRALLSRLGVA encoded by the coding sequence GTGAGGGAGTACGCGCTCTTCATCGGCTGCACAATAGCGACGCGTGGGCTGAACTACGAGGCCTCCGCCAGAAGGGTTGCGGAGGCGTTCGACATCAGGTTTGTTGACGTACCTGCTTTCGCCTGCTGCGGCTACCCGATGAGTCATGTGGAGTGGGAAGCGTCGATGGCGATGGCGGCGCGCAACCTCGCGGAGGCGGGGGAGCGCGGGCTGGAGGTGGTGACGCTCTGCTCAGCCTGCACCGGAATGCTGACGAAGGCGAGCAAGGTGCTGGCTGAGGATGAGGGGGAGCTCGAGCGCATCAACACGATTCTGAAGGAGGCGGGGAGGCGCTACTCGGGCAATGTGAAAGTCCGGCACTTCTCCCGGGTCCTGCTGGAGGACGTGGGTGTGGGGGCGATTGAAAAGAGGGTGGTTAGGTCCCTGAGGGGGCTCAGGCTCGCGCCCCACTACGGCTGCCACTACGAGCGCCCCGGCCATCTCTTCGACGGCTTCGACAGCCCGAAGAGACCACGCTCGCTCCACGCGCTGATTCGGGCGACGGGAGCGACGCCCATTGACTACCTGAACGCCCATCGCTGCTGCGGGGGCGATATTCTCGCGATTGAGGAGAAGAGCGCGATGAAGGTTGTCAACGAGAAGCTCAAGGACGTCAGGGCCTCCGGCGCGGACGCAATGGTGCTCCACTGCCCCTTCTGCGCGATAATGTACGACGAGTATCAGGCCAGCGTCGAGGAGGCCTTCAAGGAGAGCTACGGCCTGCCCATCCTCTACATCACGCAGGTTCTGGGCCTCGCACTGGGCATGGACCCCAAGAAGGAGCTCGGAATGGCCCTGAACAGTGTCAAACCGAGGGCGCTTCTCTCGAGGCTGGGGGTGGCCTGA
- the sepF gene encoding cell division protein SepF — protein MGRGFLKKIVSGEQQPKPVETEAYIDLGAMKFEDEIPAGATTTVKVAELHRHEDLPDLMNLVYNGHIVVIDISTLGADELALRRVTNEIKNVTRDTGGDAAGISKNMIMVTPRGITIDRKVIRGGI, from the coding sequence ATGGGACGCGGGTTCCTTAAGAAAATCGTCTCGGGCGAGCAGCAGCCCAAGCCGGTCGAGACAGAGGCCTACATAGACCTTGGCGCGATGAAATTCGAGGACGAGATTCCAGCCGGAGCGACGACGACCGTCAAAGTGGCCGAGCTCCACCGCCACGAGGATCTCCCGGACCTGATGAATCTCGTCTACAATGGCCATATAGTGGTGATTGACATCAGCACTCTGGGGGCGGACGAACTCGCGCTCAGGCGTGTGACCAACGAGATCAAGAATGTGACGAGGGACACGGGCGGCGACGCCGCGGGAATATCCAAAAACATGATAATGGTTACTCCGCGCGGCATAACTATCGACCGGAAGGTCATCCGCGGGGGAATCTGA
- a CDS encoding CoB--CoM heterodisulfide reductase iron-sulfur subunit A family protein — translation MKAATPRPRIGVALCTCRGEISGGLDLTHLKAAALRLPDVVAVEEAGELCMKEGQEWLREFILRNRIDRVVIGGCTPRLYEDTVARALVSVGLNRHTMEMVNLREQCVWPHRDKARATEKAELMLSAAVARASSLEPLEPCPAPVTKAALVLGGGVAGMQAALDLARLGARVYLVEATGGLGGRTYKLSTTFPTQECKPDGCCIHYCRECVLTPKIEEVLQHPRIEVLLNSRLKELSGGLGAYRALLVTPTGQIEVMVGVIVVATGSRLIDARRFPELGYGIHPDVVTSLELEEMAVEARKSDGAIRRPSDGKTPNTISFIQCVGSRDTTGRGRAHCSLVCCTYAIGQAKELKRRLPGARIYIHYIDLRGPYRGFEEHYLEARQMGIEFVRGKVAEVKKSGGGLVVVAEDIDTGRLLRIRTDLVVLSVGQEASDGTDELSRLLRIPLDRDGFLREYNPAFDMLKRKGVAVVGCAAGPRGIRYSVEDARAAAAALGELLAAGEIEAEAVRAEVDESRCSGCRQCEALCPMGAITTKPRVDHKRGVKRVVASVSPAQCSACGACATACPSKAIAVRNHKLRQLMDQIEALG, via the coding sequence ATGAAGGCGGCCACGCCTAGACCGAGAATCGGGGTTGCTCTATGCACCTGCCGGGGCGAGATATCCGGGGGGCTGGACCTCACGCACCTGAAAGCCGCGGCCCTACGCCTTCCCGATGTCGTGGCCGTGGAGGAGGCGGGGGAGCTCTGCATGAAAGAGGGTCAAGAGTGGCTTAGGGAATTCATTCTCAGAAATCGAATCGACAGGGTTGTGATCGGGGGATGCACGCCCCGGCTCTACGAGGACACGGTCGCACGCGCTCTCGTTTCTGTGGGCCTGAACAGGCACACGATGGAGATGGTGAATTTGAGGGAGCAGTGCGTCTGGCCTCACAGGGACAAGGCGAGGGCAACGGAGAAGGCAGAGCTGATGCTCTCCGCCGCGGTGGCGAGGGCGTCGTCCCTCGAGCCGCTGGAGCCGTGCCCCGCGCCGGTGACAAAGGCAGCGCTGGTTCTTGGTGGAGGCGTCGCGGGGATGCAGGCGGCCCTGGACCTCGCGCGGCTCGGCGCGCGTGTCTACCTCGTCGAGGCGACGGGGGGGCTCGGGGGCCGGACCTACAAACTGAGCACCACCTTCCCGACGCAGGAATGCAAGCCCGACGGCTGCTGCATCCACTACTGCAGGGAGTGCGTTCTGACACCAAAAATTGAGGAGGTTCTGCAACACCCCCGCATCGAGGTCTTGCTCAACAGCCGGCTCAAAGAGCTCAGTGGGGGACTCGGGGCCTACCGCGCTCTCCTCGTCACTCCCACCGGGCAGATAGAGGTTATGGTGGGGGTCATAGTGGTTGCCACGGGATCGAGGCTAATTGATGCCCGGAGGTTTCCAGAGCTCGGCTACGGAATTCACCCAGACGTCGTGACATCGCTCGAACTTGAGGAGATGGCCGTAGAGGCGAGGAAGAGTGACGGCGCCATCCGCAGGCCCTCCGATGGTAAAACACCCAACACCATCAGCTTCATCCAGTGCGTTGGCTCGCGCGACACCACGGGCAGGGGGAGAGCGCACTGCTCACTAGTTTGCTGCACCTACGCCATCGGCCAGGCCAAGGAGCTGAAGAGGAGGCTCCCGGGGGCCCGGATATACATCCATTATATAGACCTCAGGGGGCCCTACAGGGGCTTCGAGGAACACTACCTTGAAGCCAGGCAGATGGGAATCGAGTTCGTGAGGGGGAAGGTGGCAGAGGTCAAGAAGAGCGGCGGAGGTCTGGTGGTAGTGGCGGAGGACATAGACACGGGCCGTCTGCTCAGAATCAGGACCGACCTCGTGGTGCTCTCCGTAGGCCAGGAGGCGAGCGATGGGACCGATGAGCTCTCTAGGCTCCTCAGAATTCCGCTCGACCGTGATGGCTTTCTGCGCGAGTACAATCCGGCCTTTGACATGCTGAAGAGAAAGGGCGTGGCGGTCGTTGGGTGCGCAGCCGGTCCGCGGGGCATCAGGTACTCGGTCGAGGACGCAAGGGCGGCGGCGGCCGCGCTCGGAGAGCTGCTCGCGGCCGGGGAAATCGAGGCCGAAGCCGTGAGGGCGGAGGTGGACGAGTCTCGGTGCTCGGGCTGCAGGCAGTGCGAGGCGCTCTGCCCGATGGGAGCGATAACGACAAAGCCGAGGGTGGACCATAAAAGGGGCGTGAAGAGGGTGGTCGCAAGCGTCAGCCCAGCCCAGTGCTCGGCCTGCGGGGCATGCGCAACGGCCTGCCCGTCGAAGGCGATAGCGGTCAGGAACCACAAGCTCAGGCAGCTGATGGACCAGATAGAGGCGCTGGGATGA